Proteins co-encoded in one Chiroxiphia lanceolata isolate bChiLan1 chromosome 21, bChiLan1.pri, whole genome shotgun sequence genomic window:
- the PLPP7 gene encoding inactive phospholipid phosphatase 7, whose amino-acid sequence MPSSQPRSRARDRNNVLNRAEFLSLNQPLKGNQESRSSGRKQSGQAGAAGAQNTNPKERRQSQQLPEEDCMQLNPSFKGIAFNSLLAIDICMSKRLGVCANRASSWGGARSMINLLGITGHGIPWIAGTLICLVKSSTLAGQEVLMNLLLALLLDIMIVAGLQKLAKRKGPYDINPGLLDYLTMDTYAFPAGHASRVAMLSKFFLNHLVLAIPLRILLVLWALCVGFSRVMIGRHHITDVLSGFVFGYLQFRLVELIWMSSNTCQMLISIW is encoded by the exons ATGCCATCATCCCAGCCACGGTCCAGGGCAAGGGACAGGAACAATGTCCTCAACAGGGCTGAGTTCCTCTCCCTGAACCAGCCCTTGAAGGGGaaccaggagagcaggagctcGGGAAGAAAGCAGAGCGGCCAGGCCGGGGCAGCCGGTGCCCAGAACACCAACCCCAAGGAGCGGAGGCAGTCGCAGCAGCTTCCCGAGGAGGATTGCATGCAGCTCAACCCCTCCTTCAAGGGAATCGCCTTCAACTCGCTGCTGGCCATCGATATCTGCATGTCCAAGAGGCTGGGAGTGTGTGCCAACAGAGCCTCCTCCTGGGGTGGTGCCCGCTCCATGATCAACCTTCTGGGGATAACGGGGCACGGGATCCCCTGGATTGCGGGTACACTCATCTGCCTGGTGAAGAGCAGCACGCTGGCAGGCCAGGAGGTCCTCATGAACCTGCTGCTAG CCCTGCTGCTGGACATCATGATTGTGGCTGGTTTGCAGAAGCTGGCCAAGCGGAAGGGCCCGTATGACATCAACCCTGGCTTGTTGGACTACCTGACCATGGACACCTACGCCTTCCCAGCCGGGCACGCCAGCAGAGTGGCCATGCTCTCCAAGTTCTTCCTCAACCACCTGGTCTTGGCCATCCCCCTCCGCATCCTGCTGGTCCTCTGGGCCCTCTGTGTGGGGTTTTCCCGTGTCATGATCGGACGGCACCACATCACAGATGTCCTCTCCGGCTTTGTTTTTGGCTACTTGCAGTTCAGGCTGGTGGAGTTGATATGGATGTCTTCCAACACGTGTCAGATGTTGATATCCATCTGGTGA